A window from Candidatus Polarisedimenticolia bacterium encodes these proteins:
- the tuf gene encoding elongation factor Tu (EF-Tu; promotes GTP-dependent binding of aminoacyl-tRNA to the A-site of ribosomes during protein biosynthesis; when the tRNA anticodon matches the mRNA codon, GTP hydrolysis results; the inactive EF-Tu-GDP leaves the ribosome and release of GDP is promoted by elongation factor Ts; many prokaryotes have two copies of the gene encoding EF-Tu) — translation VSLSIELITPIAMDKGLRFAIREGGRTVGAGTVTEIQA, via the coding sequence ACGTGAGCCTGAGCATCGAGCTGATCACCCCGATCGCGATGGACAAGGGGCTGCGGTTCGCGATCCGGGAAGGCGGGCGCACGGTGGGGGCTGGAACCGTCACCGAGATTCAGGCTTGA